Sequence from the Meleagris gallopavo isolate NT-WF06-2002-E0010 breed Aviagen turkey brand Nicholas breeding stock chromosome 15, Turkey_5.1, whole genome shotgun sequence genome:
cagccctggcaCCGCACGCTTCCAGCCCAGCAGATGCTCCCGCTCTCCAGAACAGGGGGTGGGCGGTGGGTTCAGGCCAGCATCGCTGCCCCCAGCCCACGCAGGGTGAGCAGAGCCCTCAGAGCAGCACCAGCGTGTTCCCCCCGCCTGCAGGAGGTCCCCACCCTTTCATCTGTCGCTTTTGTCTCTTGTGCAGATGCAGTGCCCAGAGATTAGGCTGCAGATTAGGGCTTTACTGAATCCTGCTGTAGGTTCCAGCTCCAATCCCAGAAGGACCGACGTGCAGCCACATCTCCCTGTAACCTTGCTGGAGTCTGGAGAGGCATTTACCACCCTATGCTGCCCTGTGCATGGGGGATGGAGCCCCAGTATTTGCAAAGACTGTGGCAGCTGCCAGGCTTTGTCCTGGGAAGGAAGGCTGGAGAGAGGCAGGagctgaggctgcccagaggatGGAGCCAGCCATGGCCTGCGGGCAGCTGAGCTcagtcctgcagcagctgaCTCCTCCCTGAGGCTGGAAGTGCAGGCTGAGCACCTGGCAGCTCTCACGTGGCCTCATCCTTTTGCTAAAGTCTTGAAAGCTGGGAGGGACCAAAGGGATCGAATCCATGTAGGGATGCTGCAGCACCAGAAGATAACAATCCAACTGAACTGCCTGTCTGCCTTTTAGCaaaaggggaaactgaggcacagagcagcagcgtAGAGCTCTGTGGCCTCCCCAGGCTGCTGACAAAGGGGTTTTGGCATCAGGAGGCGGGGGGCATGCGTTGTGTGGGCAAACAGTGTGCatgctgctgggtgctgagcagcacagtgaACACTCAGTGGGGTGTTCTCACTGCAGAGAGGTCCAGGCGTGTCCCCGTGGGCTGAGTCTCTTAGGTCTAAGCATTTGCCCTAAATCAGCCAGGACTGCTGCTGGAGTGAGGCAGAGTGCACAGCCTGGCACATCACCTGAGGCTGGAGAGACACTGGGTGCTGCAGAAGGCTGCCAGCATAAAGTGACTGCAAGGAAGAGATGCAGGGAGGTTCCTCGTGCTGTAGGAGTGCCCAAAGGCAGAGGTGCCCAGGCCTGATGAGGATGTCTGTGTGTGTAATTACTGCTGGGATGTGTCAGCTCAGGGACCtggcacacacacacgtgtggCTGAGACTGGGGCACTGCCAACGAGCCCAAGATTTGGGATCATGCAACTTACTCCCAAGAGGAAAACACTTCACATAATCACAGCATGTGAACATAGAACCATAGAGTGGGTTgggtctgggttggaagggtcctttgAGGACTATGATCATTGAGATCATGgaaccatggaatcacagaacaattGGGTTGAAAGAGCCCTTACagctccccagccccatccctgctatgggctggctgccccccagctcaggccgcccagggcccatccacaGCATGgggcacctccagagatggggcaccgcagctctgagcagcagtgccactgcCTCGCCATCCTCTGGGTGaaggatttcttcctaacatcttaCCTAaatcccctcttttagtttaaaagtgTTCTCCATAGTCCTGTCACTgtctgcccatgtaaaaagtcattACTCCTCCTGTTCACACGCTCCACTGctcctggaaggctgcagtgaggtctccctggagccttctccacactgaacatcCTCAACACTCTCAATATGACACAAGGAAAAACCAGATTAGAACACACCAAACATTCATGTGTGTACATGAGAAATACACAACACAAATGGTACTGGAAAGCGTGCCTCGGGGCCGCAGGCAGCTGCTCCTGGGTGCCAGGGGAGCACTGGGCTCAGGGGCGGTCACTGCGCAGAGGCTGGGGGAGGTCAGAGGAGCTGACCTGCAGGCTGAGCTCCATGGAGCTGGTGCCCAGGGGAAGCTCCTCCTGCACCATGTACTCctcactctgctgctgctgcaggtgccAGAGGATCAGTCTGGACAAGAAGTGGCTCTCGGCCTCTGCCGGTTCTGGAAAGAGGAAAGGCAAAGCCGTGCTCATATCTGTGCTGAGAGGGGCTCTGGGCAGGGCTCTCAGCAGAGCACCCGTGCTCACCTTCATAGGCGATGAGGCGGTACGTCCCCGCGCACTCCCTGGAGCTGCCCAGGATGTCCCGCAGCGTCCTGTAGAACAGCCGGGCCTGCTCCAGCCGCTGCTCCCGGCCGAAGGCTGCACACTCATCCTGCGCCATGGCGTACAGCGTCTGCAGCGGGGACGCAAACTCCAGCACGCAGGGCCTGGGCTGTGGGGAGACAGCGTGGGGAGGGCAGCGCCCACTGAGGCCCCGGTACTGCcgcccagagctgtggtgcccgtccctggaggtgccccatGCCAcgatgggccctgggcagcctgagttggTGAGGGGCAGCCGGCCCACGGCAGAGGCGGGGTGGGGGGCTGtagggcccttccaacccaaccgttctgtggttctatgggTTGAGCAGTGCAGCTCAacctaacccaaaccctaaccctaacccttgCCTCCATCCCCAACCACACAGGCAGGACCTCCACCTGGGGACACCTCCCCCACCTGGGGATGCAGGGCTGCCCCAGCATACCTTGTTGTCCTTATCCCTGATCATATACAGGCTCTGTCTGTAGACTCTTCTTTTGATGCCTGCCCGGGTCAGGGTGGTCTCAGGAAGGTCTGCCAGGTACTGGATGTTGCTGTCAGCCTTCTCCAGGTCATCCCAGATGTCACAGTTCAGTGGGACCAGGATGTGGAGCTTCCAGGTGTCGTGGTGTGCCCGCAGCATGGGGTTGACCCTGCTGATCTCTTCCATGCACTCCTTCAGGCCTGGAGGAAGAGTGAGGTTTTGGGGGAGAGCAGCATTGGGGTCTGCTCCTCACTGTGGAAGTGGGAGGGCTGCAGGAGCCATTTCCATCTATAGTGCAGAGCAACAGCTACGTACGTGGCAGAACTATTTTCAGGTAGCCGACATAGTAGGACCAGGCGAGGCCGTGAGCAACATTCTTCTTGGAGCTCTCAGTCAGCTCTGACACCTCCACTGCTGAGAGCTTCTgcagagggaaaaggagaaaaaaacagcagcgGGGCTCAGAGAGCAATGCCCGTGACAGGATGCAGAGCGGTGGTCCTGCAGATGGGAGGTCAGGGCAGGGTGTGCCCAGccccttcccagcagcacactgcagatATGGAGCCAGGTGGCCGAACATCACTGCTGAGCATCCCCTTACCTGCAGCCCGAGGGCAAGGACCAGCAGCTGGCACAGGCAGGCGAGGGCGAGGCGGGGGCTGTGCCCGTTGTCCTCTTGAGGGTCCAGGTAGGCTGAGCCGCCGACAAGGAGCAGGGCCAGGTGCCAGTGTGGAGGAAAGCAGGCACACAGCATCTGCCAGAGGCTGCCATGGTGCCTGGATGGGCGAGGGACAAGAGGTGGGCTGACACCTGGACTGGAGGGGCCAGGTGGGAGTCAGAGACAGGGAGTGGATCCCCCAACGGTGCTCACCTGGAGCGCAGGTGGAAAATCTCCtctgccaggcagcagcagcccttgAGCAGCACCCCGAGCTGCAGGGCCGCCAGCTGGGTGCAGGCACGGTAGGTGATGGGCATCAGGGGCTCCCCAATCAGGAACAGTACCACGaagcacacagccagcagcacgCACGCTGCATGCCGTGCCCGCCCTGCACGGGGCTCGGGGatgagcagggcagcagggctgctccttGTCGACAGGTCCTGGGGCATCTGCAAGCAGGAAgtgggggcagcagcagctgggaccCCCGAGATCCACATCACGGTGGAGTGTGGATGTGCATGCCCAGAGCTCAGTCAGCACTCCAGAGCTTGCAAGCACAGCTCACACCCTGCATGCCCAAATCAGTGCCTCACCGACCACTCTGCTGCCCTGCTGATGCCACCCCTGTGCTAATGCACCCGTGGGCACTCACCAAGATGCAGCTGTGATGCTCGGCACTGGGATGTCTGTGCTGTGGGCAATGGAcgcagcagtgctcagcacgCACAGCCACGGCCTCCACTTCCTCCGGACGCTACTGCTATGCGCAGGGTCTGCACAGCTCTCAGTGCAGGGAGAGGGCAGAGCTGCACGGCTGCTGCAAACCTAAtggagaacaaaatgaaaacgAAAGCTGCTCTGGCAGCTGTAGGTGGCAAGGGAAGGCGTGGAGCCGCCCAAGCTGGGCACCTGGGGGGTGTCTGTGGCTTCAGGAatgctgccctgggcagctccgGGGGAATGCTGCAGGTTACAACATGCAGGAGTTTATGGCTCTGGAAAACCCCAGCATCCCTGCCAACTCACAAAGGCGCTGTGCCGGGATAGAATGAGGAAGGAAATTAAATCAAGCTTGTTTTTTGCTTAGAGTGGGTTTCCAAAGCAAGCAGAACTTTGGCAGAAATGGATTCCTCCAGTGAGGCTGACCCACAGCATtccccacacagccccagggGAGCTTGGGGCTCTGCTCATGGGCACCAAGGGTATGGCTGGAGCTCCTGCCCACCTTGCTTTCCCACCTGGGCACTGCCACAGCCCGGGCTCCTGATGGAGGCAGAGAGCTGTGCGCCTCCCCAATGCCAAGGCTGGCCAAAACAGGCAGATGCCTGCTTCTACCCCTGTATCGTGGGTCTGTTCCCCACTCCCAGCTCCTGCCCGTGGCTGTGCCACTCTCCTGCTTTTTCAATCCCCCCACTCTAATTCTGCCCATCTCGCTTTTGCTTCCAGGCTCTGCCCTGTGCCTGCTCCTGTCTGCACACCCTGGATGCTCTGGTGCTCCTGTTTCCCTCACTCCTTGCTGGCTGCATGCTGCACACAGCCTGCCCTCTCCTTGGAATTTCCTCACACATCCATTGGGGTTCTCAACTCTTTTGTGACACCAAAGCTTCTTCCCTGAGAGATTTTCTCCATTTGATAATAGATAAAATTGTGATTTATCTGCCTTCTTTCAATGTCCTTTAagctgccagcacctgcagtgccCATGGCAATGGGTTCTTGTGCACGTGTCAGACGGAGGAGTCCTTCTGCTTTTGGGGCTGTTCCAGGCTGCTGCTCTTTGAGGTGTTCCCGTTCTTGTGCTGGGACACCTGCAATGCCCTCAGGTCTCAGGAGCCTTTGCCCTCCTGCCCGTAAGCTGCCTCTCACCCAGCTCCTGGCACAGGGAAGCAGGCATCCACATATTTCCTCACCTCCCATCATGTGGGCGGTGGGCACAGCACGGGGCTGGGTGGAGTGAGATCACAGCAGTGTGATGCTGCAGGTGCACACGCCTTCCAGCCACTTCTCATTTGTAACGGAgagccacagaatcacagaactgtttgtgttggaagggacccccagaGGCGTCCAGTCCAACCCCCcgcagtgcacagggacacagggacacccgcagctccatcagtgcccACAGCCCATCTCGTCTGACcttggctgcctgcagggacggggcactCAATCCCACtctcagtgtcactgatgaagatattaaagagcatcaGTCCCAGCACGGACCCCTGAGAGCCACCACTTGTCcctgatctccatccagacatgcAGCCATTGACCACTGACCACCGTTCTCTAGGTGTCACCTTGTGCATGCCTGGCTTCCTTCTCCCATTGCGCAGTTGTAATTACATGGGGGTGTGGTCACGTTCTTTCCTTGTTCCTCCTCTCCCACCCACTTACAGGAAACCACTGCTGCCTTCTTGGCCAGGACGTGCATCTGAGGGAGGTTTATGGAGGAGAGACACTGGGCAGGAGCCGGTCCTGTGGCACACATCCCTCGTGCTATGAAAATGAGCTTTAGTTTGGTTTGCACCAAAACCAGAACAAGCTCGTGAAAGAACGAACAAAAGAACCATGGAGCTTGGGAGGATGGGGTAGCAATTGCCAGAAATGGGAACCACatcagcaaaacagcaaaacgAGCTTCTGTGCCTGCATAGTGGACACTGCGTTTGTTTGGATCGTCGTGCGCTGCAATTCCCCcaaagcctttttcttcttgtagaaaaatccattgctaaaaagcaaaaccagcagaaaagcaaacaaagcccCCAACGTTGCTTTGTTGAATGAAGAAAAACCTCTGTGTCCTGAGCAGTTTTTTTTGTGCTCCTGTTTCCCTACCGCCTTGCTGGCCGCATGCTGCACACAGCCTGCCTCTCCTTGGGATTTCCTCACACATCCATTGCGGTTCTCAACTCCGTGTTTTTAAGCACATTTAACTGAGACCAGGAGAAAATCACTGCAGAATCACTGCCATCAGGCTTCGAAGTTGTGTCAGTTCTGAGTTTGAGTTGTGGTGTGGTAATGGGAAACCAGGGTGGGGCAcgtggggctgtgtggggctgttTGAGACCCTCTCAGCTCATCTGGTCCTGTGCAGCCACGTCCCCTGTGCACAAATCAGTGATGTGGGAGCACAGGGAGCTGCCGTGGGGGCACAGTGCTgcctcatgtccagctgccatccagcagTACCCCAGCCCTGTTCAtcgcaggggagttggaccagatggcctttagagGTCCGTCAACTCaaacaattttgtgattctgcaATAACAActatgaaaatgaattttctacATTCCTTAGAGAAGCTCACATCCATAtggcaggaaataaaaaaacatcCCTGGCAGGAAAATGAAACCGAAAGTGTTTTTAAACTGTTACTTTCACAGATGTTGATTATCCAGATTGAGTTCTACAATCACAGAAccctagaatggcctgggttgaaaaggagcacaatgctcatccagtcccaaccccctgctgtgtgcaggtcgccaaccagcagcccaggctgcccagagccacatccagcccggccttgaatgcttgcagggatggggcatccacagcctccttgggcagcctgccagcacctcaccactctctgtgtgaaaatcttcctcctaatatccaacctgaactgtTGTTCAGAGGGCTTTTCAGAGCTCAACAAGGAACAAACAGCAACCCAGGCTGTTTCTGTTGCCACTGTGAGCTCAAGAGTTTTCCAATTTGGTAACAAAATCCACAGAGCTCTGAAAAAGCAGGGCCCAGTCCTCAGGATTTGTGACCTGAAGGCATTCTGAGAACTGCCCAAGCAGCAGCGTAATGTTAAGCAGAAGAGCCAAGCAGGGGGCTGCCCTTCCTGCAATCCCAGGCAGCCAGCGCTGAAGTCCTGACAGCATTCTGGTGCTCTGAGAGCCATGGGCTGTTTTCAGCATGAGAGGGGGATGTGAAGCTGCCGCCTGAAGCATgtctctgctcagcacagctgtctGTGCTGGGAGACACTCAGTGTGCTAAAGCTGCTAGAGAAAACACCTGAAGTTGTTGTAgaaagggcagcagcagcaaagccagcGGGAGCAGTGACTGTCACCAAGAGACAGACCGTGCTCCCCCAGGGCCTTGTGGGGGCTGCAGGATGAGCACAGCCCTGATGCCAGCACTGCACGGggtgcagccagcaggtggacacagccagcaggtggatgcaCACACCTGCAGTGCAGAGCCGAGTATTTCATCTTCCGATCTCTCCTTTGAACCTTTCACGTGAGaatgagaagagcagaaagcagccctgctgcagcaacTGAAGGTAAGCAGACAGGTAAGGTTAAAAACCCCGCTGTAATTCACTGTGAACGTCCACTGTACAAGAGAGCAACACACCGGGAACCAGGCTGTCCTCCGATGGCTGAAAaggagcaggagctggagaCTTGCTAGAAAGCCTTACGAGCGCCAACACGAAGTAAAAGGGCTCTCGACATCTTTAATGCAGGATCTGCGCTCAGGGTTACCAACACGGAGCCCACagggcggggcggggcggcgGCCGTGCGGCCATCAGGGCACCTGGAGCTGCGCGCGGCCTGCCCGGACCTGCGTGCCACCGAGCACGGCCTCCCCAGCTCCAACACAGCCCAGACCCCCGCCCGTATCCGTGCCCACGCGCTGGGCCGAGCACGGCGCAGGCGGCCCGGAACTCCCGCGCGTTCCNNNNNNNNNNNNNNNNNNNNNNNNNNNNNNNNNNNNNNNNNNNNNNNNNNNNNNNNNNNNNNNNNNNNNNNNNNNNNNNNNNNNNNNNNNNNNNNNNNNNGGtgcctggggcagggctggCCGCAGGGCTACGTGTGCCACGCACCTGCCCGCTACCAGGGCGTGCTGCTGCGGGACGTGCCCGCCTCCgtgctgcactgcagccccGCTGCCGTGCTGGCTCCCCTCTGCGTGGGTCTGGCGCTGCTCTGCGTGGCCGTGGCTGGCGGGCTGCTGTGGGCGCGGGGGGCACGGCCCAGGTGGTTGTGTGGGCTGCGGCGACGGGAGGACGCTTGCAGTAGTGCAGAGCGCTTGTAAGGGCTCTCCTGGCGTCCCACACTGCAGTTCCCTGTGGAGCAGGACTGCACCCAGCGCTGTCCTGCAGCAGTGGTGGCTTTCCAACACGAACCTTGGAAATCCTCTTAGaagcattaaggttggaaaagacctcttaagatcaagtccaaccgcaacctcaccatcctaccctaactcttaCAACCCTCCGCTAAgtcacgtccctgagcaccacatccaggtGATTGTTGAACACActcagagatggtgactcaaccacctccccggggagcctattccagtgcttaacaaccctttccgTAAATACGTTTGTCCTGATATCCAAGCTAAATCtgccctggcacaacttgaggccatttcctctcgtCCTCTCTCCTGCCACCAGCGAGAAGAGACCAATCCCACTCTGCTGCATTCACCTTTCAgctatttgaagagagcaatacggtctcccctcagcctcctcttccccagaccaaacagcctcagttccttcagtctcttctcatAGGCcgtattctccaagcccttccccagccttctttggacctgctccagcacctccatgtcctttctgtactgaggtgcccaaaactgaacacagtactggaggtgaggcctcaccagtgctgagtacagggcaggatgacttccctgctcctgctcaccattcctgatccaaggcaggatgccattggccttcttggctacctatgcacactgctggctcacattcagcctgctgtccatcagtacaccaaggtccctttccatcaggcagctttccaaccactcctccccaagcctgtagggctgcctggggttgctgtgaccaaaatgcaggacctgacacttggccctattgaaactcatacagtttaccttgacgcagtctatccaggtccctctgtagtgcctttctcccctcaggcagatcaacgCTCCCTCCAAACTTGGTGTTGTCCCTGAACttattgagggtgcactcaagCCCCTAATCAAGAcagttaataaagatgttaaatagaagcggccccagtaccaactggatttaactccactgaccacaactccttgggcccggccatccagccagtgtttcacccagcagagcgTACGCCCATccagaccatgggcagccagcttctccatgaggaTGCTGTGGtggacagtgtcaaaggcttgACTGAAGTCCTGGTAGATCACATCAACAGCCTCATcttcatccactaagcgggtcaccttgtcatagaacaAAGTCAGGTTTCTCAAACAGGTTCTACCAttcataaacccatgctgactggaCCTGATCCCCTGTCTGACCTTTAACTGGTCCCTGATGGCTCATAAGATTATCCGTTCCATAACCTTCCTGGGCACTGAAGTGACACTGATGGGTCTGTGCCTACCAGGATAACctttccagccctttttgaagatgggcgtcacatttgccagtctccagtccTCTGGGACAACCCCAGTTAGTCAGGCCTGttgaaggatgatggagagtggcCTGGCAACCACATCcaccaactccctcagcactccaggatgatccagtccaaccccatcCCATCTCACCGTGTCCCCTGGTGCCACGTGTACACATTTCTGGAACACTTCCAGAGTCGGtgcctccaccacctccttggcGGCCCATGCCAATGCAttatcactctttcagagaagaaatgtttcctaatatccaacctgaacctcccgGGCACAACATGAAGCCACCACCTCTCATCTCcgttacctgggagcagaggctgccCCCCCCTTGTCATTATCATggagttgcagagagcaatgaggtccCCCCTGCACCTCCTCtgctccagactgaacagcccccgttccctgctgctccccataGGAGtggtgctccagacccctcacagctccgtGCCCTTCTCTGCATATGCAGCAGTACCTCAGTGTccttcttgcagtgaggggcccaacacCGAGCACAGCACTCGAGGCTGGTGGTGGGCAGTGCTCATGCCatgctctgttctgcttttccattaaaatctaCTCCTTGGTCTTGTTGGTGTCACTTCTCTATGCTC
This genomic interval carries:
- the STING1 gene encoding stimulator of interferon genes protein codes for the protein MPQDLSTRSSPAALLIPEPRAGRARHAACVLLAVCFVVLFLIGEPLMPITYRACTQLAALQLGVLLKGCCCLAEEIFHLRSRHHGSLWQMLCACFPPHWHLALLLVGGSAYLDPQEDNGHSPRLALACLCQLLVLALGLQKLSAVEVSELTESSKKNVAHGLAWSYYVGYLKIVLPRLKECMEEISRVNPMLRAHHDTWKLHILVPLNCDIWDDLEKADSNIQYLADLPETTLTRAGIKRRVYRQSLYMIRDKDNKPRPCVLEFASPLQTLYAMAQDECAAFGREQRLEQARLFYRTLRDILGSSRECAGTYRLIAYEEPAEAESHFLSRLILWHLQQQQSEEYMVQEELPLGTSSMELSLQVSSSDLPQPLRSDRP